One Candidatus Methanomethylophilaceae archaeon DNA segment encodes these proteins:
- the purF gene encoding amidophosphoribosyltransferase, whose protein sequence is MAGPKHSCGVVGISAGSGVAHPLRTALMILQHRGQESAGISVFDGNSIDSVKGDGLVETAIPADKAGCMRGTAGIGHVRYATTGSKGVINAQPITVKIASGMLSVAHNGDITNFSVLRDRYMREGRTFLTDSDSELILKLISKHLSESGDIVKAIRASMGELDGAYSLAVLYNGRVFAARDPFGFHPICLGKVEGGHMFASESTAIDALKGEFIRDIQPGEICEITKDGYVIHAMEGTHAHSRCMFEWVYFARPDSVIDGKEVYEVRKRIGMVLARECPADVDLVMPIPDSGRAHAIGYALAAGIPYEEGFMKNRFAGRTFILPEQKLREAAVSTKMIPIRSTVSGKRIIIIDDSIVRGTTLKILVSMLRDAGAKEVHVRIGSPPIIAPCYYGVDMKTRDQFIANHYSIDGIREQIGADSLGYISLEGLVEAIGMPADELCLACTNGKYPTHISGEEYRFS, encoded by the coding sequence ATGGCAGGGCCGAAGCACAGCTGCGGTGTCGTGGGCATTTCCGCCGGTTCCGGCGTCGCGCATCCGCTGCGCACAGCCCTCATGATTCTTCAGCACCGCGGGCAGGAGAGCGCCGGGATTTCCGTATTCGACGGGAATTCCATCGATAGCGTCAAAGGGGACGGGCTCGTTGAGACGGCCATACCCGCGGACAAAGCCGGATGCATGAGGGGAACGGCTGGGATAGGGCATGTCAGATATGCCACCACCGGATCCAAAGGCGTGATAAACGCGCAGCCCATAACGGTCAAAATCGCTTCGGGGATGCTTTCCGTAGCCCATAACGGGGACATCACCAATTTTTCGGTCCTAAGGGACAGATACATGAGAGAAGGCAGGACCTTCCTCACCGATTCGGACAGCGAGCTGATTCTCAAGCTAATTTCCAAGCATCTGTCGGAGTCCGGCGACATCGTGAAGGCCATCCGCGCCTCCATGGGCGAGCTGGATGGCGCCTATTCCCTCGCAGTCCTTTACAACGGCAGGGTATTCGCCGCCAGGGATCCGTTCGGGTTCCATCCGATCTGCCTCGGCAAAGTCGAAGGCGGGCACATGTTCGCGTCGGAGAGCACGGCCATAGACGCTCTCAAAGGCGAATTCATCAGGGACATCCAACCCGGCGAGATATGCGAGATCACCAAGGATGGGTACGTAATCCACGCGATGGAAGGCACCCACGCCCATTCGAGATGCATGTTCGAGTGGGTCTATTTCGCAAGGCCCGATTCCGTGATCGACGGCAAGGAAGTCTACGAGGTCCGCAAGAGGATCGGGATGGTTCTGGCGAGGGAGTGCCCCGCAGACGTCGATCTGGTCATGCCGATACCCGATTCCGGGCGCGCGCACGCCATAGGATACGCTCTCGCCGCGGGCATACCTTACGAGGAAGGCTTCATGAAGAACCGCTTCGCCGGAAGGACGTTCATCCTGCCGGAGCAGAAGCTCAGAGAGGCCGCCGTGTCCACGAAGATGATTCCGATCCGCAGCACCGTCTCTGGCAAGCGCATAATCATTATCGACGACAGCATCGTTAGAGGTACTACTCTGAAAATCTTGGTCTCCATGCTCAGGGACGCGGGAGCCAAAGAGGTCCACGTCCGCATCGGAAGCCCTCCGATCATCGCCCCGTGCTATTACGGCGTCGACATGAAGACCAGGGACCAGTTCATCGCCAACCATTATTCCATCGACGGCATCAGGGAGCAGATAGGGGCAGACAGCCTCGGTTACATCAGCCTCGAGGGTCTGGTCGAAGCCATCGGGATGCCGGCCGACGAGCTCTGTCTCGCGTGCACCAACGGCAAGTATCCCACCCATATCAGCGGAGAGGAATACAGGTTTTCCTGA
- a CDS encoding PFL family protein, with protein MTELKEVFEANDMVLHENLDVRTITMGISLLDCIDPDLERLCEKIYGKITEYAKDLVSVGDEIGLEFGVPVINKRISITPAAIVGGAACKSPEDFVRIAETLDRAAKDVGVNFIGGFSALVQKGMTPADMNLILSIPEALAKTERVCSSVSLGSTKAGINMDAVRLMGEIVKKTAERTADNDSLGCAKLVVFCNPTDDNPFMAGAFHGVTEADCVLNVGVSGPGVVKTALSKVRGENFEILCETIKKTAFKITRVGQLYAKEASERLGVPFGIVDLSLAPTPAVGDSIADIICEMGMEYAGAPGTTAALAILNDQVKKGGVMASSYVGGLSGAFIPVSEDSSMAEAADIGALTLEKLEAMTCVCSVGLDMIAIPGETPATTISGIIADEMAIGMINQKTTAVRVIPVIGKGVGDVAEFGGLLGEAKIMPVNRFGCADFVNRGGRIPAPVHSFKN; from the coding sequence ATGACCGAGCTAAAGGAAGTCTTCGAAGCCAACGACATGGTCCTCCATGAGAATCTGGACGTCAGAACCATCACCATGGGGATCAGCCTCCTGGATTGCATCGATCCGGATTTGGAAAGGCTTTGCGAGAAGATATACGGCAAAATCACTGAGTACGCCAAGGATCTGGTCTCCGTCGGCGACGAGATCGGATTGGAATTCGGGGTTCCCGTGATCAACAAGAGGATATCCATCACTCCCGCCGCAATCGTGGGCGGAGCGGCATGCAAATCGCCGGAGGATTTCGTAAGGATAGCGGAGACATTGGACAGGGCCGCGAAAGATGTCGGCGTCAATTTCATAGGCGGATTCTCCGCGCTGGTCCAGAAAGGGATGACCCCCGCAGACATGAACCTCATCCTTTCAATACCGGAAGCTCTGGCCAAAACTGAGAGGGTCTGCTCATCGGTCAGCCTGGGATCCACGAAAGCCGGAATCAACATGGATGCCGTCAGGCTCATGGGGGAGATCGTGAAGAAGACGGCGGAGCGCACCGCGGATAATGATTCTCTCGGATGCGCCAAGCTGGTGGTTTTCTGCAATCCTACCGACGACAACCCCTTCATGGCGGGAGCCTTCCACGGCGTGACCGAGGCGGACTGCGTTCTGAACGTCGGGGTAAGCGGACCCGGAGTCGTGAAGACTGCGCTCTCAAAAGTCAGGGGAGAGAATTTCGAGATCCTGTGCGAAACCATAAAGAAAACCGCGTTCAAAATCACCAGGGTGGGGCAGCTTTACGCCAAAGAGGCCTCCGAAAGGCTGGGAGTCCCATTCGGCATCGTCGATCTCTCGCTCGCCCCTACGCCCGCCGTCGGGGACAGCATCGCCGACATCATCTGCGAGATGGGGATGGAATATGCTGGTGCGCCCGGGACCACCGCAGCACTTGCGATCCTCAATGATCAGGTCAAAAAAGGCGGGGTCATGGCTTCCTCTTACGTCGGAGGTCTGAGCGGAGCGTTCATACCGGTCAGCGAAGACAGCTCCATGGCCGAAGCCGCCGACATAGGAGCTCTGACCCTCGAGAAATTGGAGGCAATGACATGCGTCTGCTCCGTCGGGCTCGATATGATCGCTATTCCCGGGGAAACCCCTGCGACAACAATCTCGGGGATAATCGCCGATGAGATGGCCATAGGCATGATCAACCAGAAAACCACGGCTGTCAGGGTCATACCTGTCATCGGCAAAGGCGTCGGTGATGTCGCAGAATTCGGCGGGCTTCTGGGCGAGGCTAAAATCATGCCCGTGAACAGATTCGGATGCGCCGATTTCGTGAACCGCGGCGGAAGGATTCCCGCTCCGGTGCACAGCTTCAAAAACTGA
- a CDS encoding carbon-nitrogen hydrolase family protein: MIVKMGLCQLVPEPGNPAANAEAVCELLATMDADVLAFPEMFLTGYGSDISGLKDDTEAALDKILAACKSADKAVAIGAPRWDGGRIYNGYFFLSPDGVACYDKAHLAKFGIYSEDGFDEGNHRVMGTYKGILFGMCVCYDIFFPEILHGCSLNGASVNICCAASAKPSKPFLDAVLPARAVENVTYMVYINNVGPMAGLDMHGCSRGLDPLGNTIADCGDDVCVSIMWIDTDHIRKCRDIRRHLEDFRSDVDWLGEPRSSYCAKSINATISSSHRSRGGPAR; encoded by the coding sequence ATGATCGTGAAGATGGGGCTCTGCCAACTGGTTCCGGAGCCAGGAAATCCCGCGGCCAACGCCGAAGCCGTCTGCGAGCTGCTGGCGACGATGGACGCCGATGTGCTGGCATTCCCGGAGATGTTCCTGACCGGCTACGGCTCCGACATCAGCGGACTGAAAGATGATACGGAGGCGGCATTGGACAAGATTCTCGCCGCCTGCAAGAGCGCGGATAAGGCTGTGGCGATCGGCGCCCCAAGATGGGATGGCGGCAGGATATACAACGGATACTTTTTCCTGTCTCCAGATGGTGTCGCGTGCTATGACAAAGCCCATCTGGCGAAATTCGGGATCTATTCCGAGGACGGATTCGATGAGGGGAACCACCGCGTCATGGGAACTTACAAAGGGATTCTGTTCGGGATGTGCGTATGCTACGACATCTTCTTCCCTGAGATCCTGCATGGCTGCTCTTTGAATGGAGCTTCGGTGAACATCTGCTGCGCCGCATCGGCCAAACCTTCGAAGCCGTTTTTGGACGCTGTGCTCCCGGCCAGGGCGGTCGAGAATGTCACATATATGGTTTACATCAACAACGTGGGGCCAATGGCGGGCCTCGATATGCATGGCTGTTCCCGCGGATTGGACCCTTTGGGCAACACCATCGCGGATTGCGGGGATGACGTGTGCGTCTCGATCATGTGGATCGACACCGATCACATCAGGAAATGCAGGGACATCAGACGGCATCTCGAGGATTTCCGTTCGGATGTGGACTGGCTGGGGGAACCGCGATCAAGCTACTGTGCAAAAAGTATTAATGCAACTATAAGTTCCTCCCATCGAAGCCGAGGTGGTCCAGCCCGGTAA
- a CDS encoding homoserine dehydrogenase, with product MRIFICGFGTVGQGFAEVLASRKEFLEKRYGEGVSIVGAMDSRTFAYDPDGLDPLSLVSRKKESGRVGSNSYSDPKKVLSECEYDLIVEVSPTDVKTGGAGLGNIICALERGKDVITVNKGPLALKYAELTGLAKKNGCYLRYEGSVGGAMPIINLCTEGLVGERITSIRGIFNGTCNYILSKMDKGQPFDQALKEAQQLGYAETDPTNDIEGYDAACKVVILANSVFGRDVKFDDVRITGITSITEEAVAMAAARNMVIRLIGEVTESKLEVGPRLIPKGHPLSISGTLNTAQIITDLAGPVTVSGRGAGRTETASAILSDLIAIADRRLRADGKSLHLRHDSQGRLPD from the coding sequence ATGAGGATTTTCATATGCGGTTTCGGCACCGTCGGCCAAGGCTTCGCGGAAGTCCTCGCATCAAGGAAGGAGTTCCTCGAAAAAAGGTACGGCGAAGGCGTTTCGATCGTCGGCGCGATGGATTCCAGAACTTTTGCGTATGATCCGGACGGTTTGGATCCCCTTTCGCTCGTGTCCCGCAAAAAAGAGAGCGGAAGAGTCGGCAGCAACAGCTATTCCGATCCGAAAAAAGTTCTGTCCGAGTGCGAATACGATCTGATCGTAGAGGTCAGCCCCACTGACGTGAAGACCGGGGGTGCCGGGCTCGGCAACATAATCTGCGCTCTGGAACGCGGGAAGGATGTCATAACCGTGAACAAAGGGCCTCTGGCTCTCAAATACGCGGAGCTCACCGGCTTGGCGAAGAAAAACGGATGCTATCTCAGATACGAAGGGTCCGTCGGAGGGGCTATGCCCATCATCAACCTGTGCACCGAGGGTTTGGTGGGGGAGAGGATAACCTCCATTCGCGGGATATTCAACGGCACATGCAACTACATACTGAGCAAGATGGACAAAGGCCAGCCCTTCGACCAAGCGCTCAAAGAGGCGCAGCAGCTGGGCTACGCCGAGACCGATCCGACCAACGACATCGAGGGATATGACGCGGCCTGCAAGGTCGTCATCCTGGCGAACTCGGTATTCGGCAGGGATGTGAAATTCGACGACGTCAGGATCACGGGGATCACGTCGATAACCGAGGAGGCCGTGGCCATGGCCGCCGCCCGCAACATGGTCATAAGGCTCATAGGCGAAGTGACGGAGAGCAAATTGGAGGTCGGCCCCAGGCTGATTCCCAAGGGGCATCCCCTCAGCATCTCCGGCACGCTGAATACTGCTCAGATAATAACCGATCTCGCCGGGCCAGTGACTGTATCCGGCAGAGGCGCTGGGCGCACGGAGACGGCTTCGGCGATACTCAGCGACCTCATAGCCATCGCTGACAGAAGGCTCCGAGCCGATGGGAAGAGTTTACATCTACGACACGACTCTCAGGGACGGCTCCCAGACTGA
- the cimA gene encoding citramalate synthase, which translates to MGRVYIYDTTLRDGSQTEGVSFSSGDKLDILERLDDFGMDFVEGGWPRSNPKDDEFFDKASKRNLRNSELVAFGSTARPGVPFGDDPNLKALAACEAEWCCIVGKAWDFHVTEALGIGLEENLRMISGSVSFLRGAGKRVMFDAEHFFDGYRSNPEYAMEAVSAAEKAGAEWVVLCDTNGGSLPEEIGATVSSVSQKMEARLGIHCHNDSDMATSCSLAAVRAGCEMVQGTVNGIGERCGNANLCAVIPNLAFKMGADIGRIDVSKMTDLSRCIGEIANMVPNPGMPYVGSRAFAHKGGLHASALSKDPRTYEHIDPRSVGNSRRILVSDMGGRASVAEKLRQLGLREGDDDAKIMGIVKDLESRGYQFEGADASFELLVKRLRDEIEPMFDIVGFRVYTDDGIGDGTLSEASVKVSDGKGHIEHTAADGNGPVNALDNALRKALRCFYPELANIRLTDYKVRVLDERGGTGTGVRVLIRSTDGREDWTTVGVSVNIIEASLAALKDSLEYALIRRSESDAQ; encoded by the coding sequence ATGGGAAGAGTTTACATCTACGACACGACTCTCAGGGACGGCTCCCAGACTGAGGGGGTATCATTCTCCAGCGGAGACAAGTTGGACATACTGGAAAGGCTGGACGACTTCGGGATGGATTTCGTCGAGGGAGGATGGCCCAGATCCAATCCCAAGGACGACGAATTCTTCGATAAAGCTTCGAAGAGAAATCTGAGGAATTCGGAGCTGGTAGCTTTCGGGAGCACAGCCAGACCCGGGGTTCCGTTCGGAGACGATCCCAATCTCAAAGCGCTGGCCGCATGCGAGGCTGAATGGTGCTGCATCGTGGGGAAGGCATGGGATTTCCACGTCACCGAAGCCCTCGGGATAGGTCTGGAAGAGAATCTCCGCATGATATCCGGGAGCGTATCTTTCCTCAGGGGCGCTGGGAAGAGGGTGATGTTCGATGCGGAGCATTTCTTCGATGGGTACAGGTCGAACCCGGAATACGCGATGGAAGCCGTTTCGGCGGCGGAAAAGGCGGGCGCGGAATGGGTCGTGCTCTGCGACACCAACGGAGGTTCTCTGCCCGAAGAGATCGGAGCGACAGTGTCGTCCGTATCCCAAAAGATGGAGGCCAGGCTGGGGATACATTGCCACAACGATTCCGACATGGCCACGTCATGCTCATTGGCGGCCGTCCGCGCCGGATGCGAGATGGTACAAGGGACAGTGAACGGCATAGGGGAAAGATGCGGCAATGCCAACCTGTGCGCCGTCATACCCAATCTGGCTTTCAAGATGGGCGCCGACATCGGAAGGATAGACGTGTCGAAGATGACCGATCTGTCCAGATGCATCGGCGAGATCGCAAACATGGTCCCGAACCCGGGGATGCCTTACGTCGGGAGCAGGGCATTCGCGCACAAAGGCGGCCTGCATGCATCTGCGCTGTCCAAAGACCCCCGCACATACGAGCACATAGATCCCAGATCCGTCGGCAACAGCCGCAGGATATTGGTCTCGGACATGGGCGGCAGGGCAAGCGTCGCCGAGAAGCTGAGGCAGCTAGGATTGAGGGAAGGCGACGACGACGCCAAGATCATGGGCATAGTCAAAGACTTGGAATCAAGGGGTTACCAGTTCGAGGGCGCAGACGCCAGCTTCGAGCTTCTGGTCAAGAGGCTCAGGGACGAGATAGAGCCGATGTTCGATATCGTCGGCTTCAGGGTATACACCGATGACGGCATAGGCGATGGGACGCTGTCCGAAGCGAGCGTCAAAGTGTCCGACGGGAAAGGCCACATCGAGCATACGGCCGCGGATGGGAACGGCCCTGTGAACGCATTGGACAACGCCCTGAGGAAAGCTCTGAGATGCTTCTATCCGGAGCTGGCGAACATCAGGCTCACCGACTACAAAGTTCGCGTGCTGGACGAGAGAGGAGGCACCGGGACCGGGGTACGCGTCCTCATAAGGTCCACAGACGGCAGGGAGGACTGGACCACCGTCGGGGTTTCAGTGAACATAATAGAGGCAAGTCTGGCGGCTCTGAAGGATTCCTTGGAATACGCACTTATAAGACGTTCGGAATCTGACGCCCAATGA
- a CDS encoding NAD+ synthase, giving the protein MSGVSIPNITPEDVDGILGFIRKAVEKIGCKGVVIGISGGIDSAVVTKLCVDAIGPDKVLNVFMPSRVTPAADYKTTAELCSDFGTEYKVIDIQPAVDALAAVLLSGKETPLERGNISARCRMIVLYNLAKKRDSIVVGTSNQSEIMMGYFTKFGDGACDMTPLANMYKTEVRQIAKLIGIPQEIIDKPPSAGLWEGQTDESDMGIKYADLDRILYSMEQDRTDAQIEADTGIPKDVVAGIRAQVESMEHKRLLPIRPDDF; this is encoded by the coding sequence ATGTCCGGAGTCAGCATACCTAACATAACGCCCGAGGATGTCGACGGGATTCTCGGTTTCATCAGGAAGGCAGTTGAGAAAATAGGTTGCAAAGGCGTGGTAATAGGCATAAGCGGAGGGATTGACTCCGCTGTGGTGACCAAATTGTGCGTCGATGCCATAGGCCCGGACAAGGTCCTCAACGTTTTCATGCCGTCGAGGGTGACTCCCGCCGCGGACTACAAGACCACCGCCGAGCTCTGCTCCGATTTCGGGACCGAATACAAGGTGATAGACATCCAGCCTGCCGTAGACGCTCTCGCGGCCGTTCTCCTGTCGGGAAAAGAGACTCCGTTGGAGAGAGGCAACATCTCCGCCAGATGCAGGATGATCGTGCTGTACAACCTCGCCAAGAAAAGGGACAGCATCGTCGTGGGGACATCGAATCAGAGCGAGATTATGATGGGATACTTCACCAAATTCGGCGACGGAGCGTGCGACATGACCCCTCTGGCGAACATGTATAAGACAGAGGTCAGGCAGATCGCGAAGCTCATCGGGATCCCGCAGGAAATAATCGATAAGCCACCATCGGCTGGGCTCTGGGAAGGCCAGACCGACGAATCGGATATGGGTATAAAGTACGCGGATCTGGACAGGATACTGTACTCGATGGAACAGGACAGGACCGACGCGCAGATAGAGGCGGATACAGGCATCCCCAAGGACGTCGTCGCGGGGATCCGCGCCCAGGTGGAATCCATGGAGCACAAGAGGCTCCTGCCTATCCGCCCGGACGATTTCTGA
- a CDS encoding homoserine dehydrogenase codes for MSLLDGNIVEVVHNREKIVNHRICINVTFEIEDQEQLCRLKDVWKSKDIIISRLGSVYQTYSMEYMLIGDFDGKGIEDLIGEASKNVNLDATDIRYSSKAGNSSKRTAMVAVKTRSEEDLEMLDRFLDKRCKESKITYVRGV; via the coding sequence ATCTCCCTTCTCGACGGGAACATAGTGGAAGTCGTCCACAACCGCGAGAAAATAGTGAACCACAGGATATGCATCAACGTCACCTTCGAGATCGAGGACCAAGAGCAGCTCTGCAGGCTGAAGGACGTCTGGAAATCCAAGGACATAATCATATCCAGGTTGGGCTCGGTTTATCAGACGTATTCCATGGAATACATGCTCATAGGGGATTTCGACGGGAAGGGAATAGAGGATCTCATCGGCGAGGCATCCAAAAACGTGAATCTGGATGCCACGGACATCAGATACTCGTCCAAAGCCGGGAACTCGTCCAAGCGCACGGCGATGGTGGCCGTCAAGACCCGCAGCGAAGAGGACTTGGAGATGCTGGACAGATTCCTTGACAAGAGATGCAAGGAATCCAAGATAACATACGTGAGAGGCGTTTGA
- a CDS encoding NifB/NifX family molybdenum-iron cluster-binding protein: MKIAVTYENGEVFQHFGRTENFKIYDIKDGKIESSEVIGNGGFSHGGLVQVLLDNGVDTFICGGIGGGARDMIESRGIKLLPGASGNADACVQAYLDGKLDYDPDTECHHHEGEGHSCNCGH, translated from the coding sequence ATGAAGATAGCTGTGACGTACGAGAACGGCGAAGTGTTCCAGCACTTCGGAAGGACAGAGAACTTCAAGATTTACGACATCAAAGACGGGAAGATAGAATCCTCCGAGGTCATCGGGAACGGAGGCTTCTCCCACGGCGGGCTCGTCCAGGTCCTTCTGGATAACGGAGTGGACACATTCATCTGCGGAGGCATCGGCGGCGGAGCCAGAGATATGATCGAAAGCCGCGGGATCAAGCTCCTCCCGGGGGCGAGCGGAAACGCCGACGCATGCGTGCAGGCCTATCTCGACGGAAAGCTGGATTACGACCCAGATACGGAATGCCACCACCACGAAGGCGAAGGGCATTCGTGCAACTGCGGCCACTGA
- a CDS encoding cation transporter, with the protein MKMVLFMAGLECQDCADKIEAHIQRRPGVNGAALMFQTKRFIIDCDPSKADEIVEEVRRSAAKAQGNVTVSRIERGSHL; encoded by the coding sequence ATGAAGATGGTTCTTTTCATGGCCGGATTGGAATGCCAGGACTGCGCCGACAAGATAGAGGCGCACATACAGAGGCGCCCCGGGGTGAACGGCGCCGCGCTGATGTTCCAGACCAAGAGGTTCATCATCGATTGCGACCCGTCCAAGGCGGATGAGATCGTCGAAGAGGTGAGAAGGAGCGCGGCCAAAGCCCAGGGGAACGTCACTGTGTCGAGGATAGAGCGAGGTTCACACCTCTGA
- a CDS encoding DUF1638 domain-containing protein, whose translation MTSGILCAIACPMLENELLHSLMSDPEEKTVYVIDNDDAVTFRRKADRRGFRYELIPDWKFYSDHQDIDRTKFNVVIHFNPMALHEFPDKLKSQVEEQVSKVQPYCDSVAVYYGMCGSFGWDIQNWAAEKGFKPTSTMKCPDGKVCDDCVGVAIGGGTNYTRLTKEYTGMLYLIPTVASNWKEFFGGFKMREELESMTSDIKEYFGITDPDSYMKWMFSIAGYQNGLIIDTGLEDDREEFVGQCNSICEKMELEPLEISEGWVTLQPADDIYRGAKAALQS comes from the coding sequence ATGACAAGCGGAATCCTTTGCGCCATCGCGTGTCCGATGCTGGAGAATGAGCTCCTGCACAGCCTCATGTCCGATCCGGAGGAAAAAACGGTATACGTCATCGACAACGATGATGCGGTGACATTCAGGAGGAAGGCTGACAGGCGCGGGTTCCGCTATGAGCTCATCCCAGATTGGAAATTCTATTCGGATCACCAAGACATAGACCGCACCAAGTTCAATGTCGTGATCCATTTCAACCCGATGGCTCTCCATGAGTTCCCGGACAAACTCAAGAGCCAGGTGGAAGAGCAGGTGTCAAAGGTTCAGCCATACTGCGATTCGGTGGCTGTGTATTATGGAATGTGCGGGTCCTTCGGCTGGGACATACAGAATTGGGCAGCCGAAAAAGGGTTCAAACCGACGTCCACAATGAAATGCCCGGACGGAAAGGTCTGCGACGATTGCGTCGGGGTTGCGATCGGAGGCGGCACCAATTACACCAGGCTCACCAAGGAATACACTGGGATGCTCTATCTCATACCCACGGTCGCATCCAATTGGAAGGAATTCTTCGGCGGATTCAAAATGCGCGAGGAATTGGAAAGCATGACTTCGGACATCAAGGAGTACTTCGGGATCACCGACCCGGACAGCTACATGAAATGGATGTTCTCCATAGCGGGATATCAAAACGGTCTCATCATTGATACCGGGTTAGAGGACGACAGGGAAGAGTTCGTGGGGCAATGCAACAGCATCTGCGAGAAGATGGAGCTGGAACCTTTGGAGATATCCGAGGGCTGGGTAACTTTGCAGCCGGCGGACGATATCTATCGCGGCGCTAAAGCGGCCCTCCAATCATGA
- a CDS encoding ACT domain-containing protein produces MNRVIVTLIGKDRVGLIAAVCTYFADNGINILDIKQTTVQEFINMMMIVDIDGYKGTFKDMSEGLEKVGKDIGCIIRAQREDIFDMMYKV; encoded by the coding sequence ATGAACAGAGTGATAGTCACGCTCATAGGCAAAGATAGGGTCGGCCTGATCGCCGCGGTTTGCACCTATTTCGCGGACAACGGCATCAATATCCTCGATATCAAGCAGACCACGGTCCAGGAGTTCATCAACATGATGATGATCGTCGACATCGACGGTTACAAAGGCACCTTCAAGGATATGTCTGAGGGGCTGGAAAAAGTCGGTAAGGACATCGGCTGCATTATCAGGGCCCAGCGCGAAGACATTTTCGACATGATGTACAAGGTCTGA
- a CDS encoding MFS transporter, with translation MAPKQMVLGPKTFLGMVILLGMFGPISTDMYLPALPDMASDLSADAASLNATLYGFIFGMAVSMLLIGPLSDRHGRKKPLIVCLSMHAAASIACGLTGDVWSLIIFRVIQSIGAGASITMSAAFIKDSYEGSVRVRVLNMNAIFRALGPMLSPIVGAAIISVSGWRTTFYVTAVASLICLALAFLTTETLPEENRKGKGFKDVAIGTKSILSDRSLMIFMVMSSMMSFAFMGYLSVSSYIYEGMFGFAESEYSLALASAMLIGSFGMICINRATKDVPNYKRIPLYTALETIPGILIILFGDQSWWVFFLLFLPFVVGLASMSPWGMAAMMASHEGDNGVLSGLINFVYFTIGCIGMIASTLPFPSYTVALGSLMAIGGITFCALWGIIKAGGGSLKGLEMTGSGRMPDDGPNN, from the coding sequence ATGGCGCCGAAGCAAATGGTCTTGGGTCCGAAGACGTTTTTGGGGATGGTCATCCTTCTGGGGATGTTCGGACCCATCTCCACGGACATGTATCTTCCCGCTCTGCCGGACATGGCCTCTGATCTGAGCGCCGACGCCGCTTCTCTCAACGCTACGCTGTACGGATTCATATTCGGGATGGCCGTATCAATGCTCCTGATCGGGCCTCTCAGCGATAGGCACGGAAGGAAAAAGCCGTTAATCGTCTGTCTGTCGATGCATGCCGCTGCGTCCATAGCATGCGGACTTACGGGAGACGTATGGTCGCTGATTATTTTCAGAGTGATCCAATCGATAGGCGCGGGAGCGTCCATCACGATGTCCGCGGCATTCATCAAAGATTCCTATGAGGGCAGCGTGCGCGTACGGGTGCTGAACATGAACGCCATATTCCGCGCCCTGGGGCCGATGCTTTCGCCGATCGTCGGCGCCGCCATAATCTCCGTATCGGGATGGAGGACCACATTTTACGTTACCGCCGTCGCTTCGCTGATATGCCTTGCGCTGGCGTTCCTGACGACGGAGACGCTTCCGGAAGAGAACAGGAAAGGAAAGGGATTCAAGGATGTCGCCATCGGAACGAAGTCCATCCTGTCGGACCGCTCTCTGATGATCTTCATGGTCATGTCCAGCATGATGAGTTTCGCATTCATGGGATACCTGTCGGTATCGTCGTACATCTATGAGGGCATGTTCGGATTCGCGGAGTCCGAATACTCGTTGGCTCTGGCATCGGCGATGCTTATCGGCTCTTTTGGGATGATCTGCATAAACCGTGCGACGAAAGACGTGCCCAACTACAAGCGGATCCCGTTGTATACCGCTCTAGAGACGATTCCGGGGATTCTGATAATTCTGTTCGGAGACCAGTCGTGGTGGGTTTTCTTCCTGCTGTTCCTGCCGTTCGTAGTGGGATTGGCTTCTATGAGCCCCTGGGGCATGGCGGCCATGATGGCAAGCCATGAAGGGGACAACGGCGTGCTGTCCGGGCTGATCAATTTCGTCTACTTCACGATCGGCTGCATCGGGATGATAGCGTCTACGCTTCCCTTCCCTTCATACACCGTCGCACTCGGGAGCCTGATGGCCATAGGCGGGATAACATTCTGCGCCCTGTGGGGAATAATAAAAGCAGGAGGCGGGAGCCTGAAGGGCCTGGAGATGACCGGCTCAGGCAGAATGCCGGATGACGGCCCCAATAACTGA